A window from Carassius carassius chromosome 40, fCarCar2.1, whole genome shotgun sequence encodes these proteins:
- the scd gene encoding acyl-CoA desaturase: MPDRDITSPVWHPEPGAVEDVFDHTYKEKEGPKPPIVIVWRNVILMSLLHIGALYGLLLLPSARALTWIWFFGCLLFSALGITAGAHRLWSHRSYKASLPLQIFLAVGNSMAFQNDIYEWSRDHRVHHKYSETDADPHNAVRGFFFSHVGWLLVRKHPDVIEKGRKLELGDLKADKVVMFQRRFYKPSVLLMCFFVPTVVPWYFWGESLWVAYFVPSLLRYALVLNATWLVNSAAHMWGNRPYDAKINPRENRFVTFSAIGEGFHNYHHTFPFDYATSEFGCKLNLTTCFIDLMCFLGLAREPKRVSREAVLARAQRTGDGSHWSG; encoded by the exons ATGCCTGACAGGGACATCACATCTCCAGTTTGGCATCCAGAACCGGGGGCAGTGGAGGACGTGTTTGATCACACGTATAAAGAGAAAGAAGGGCCCAAGCCTCCCATCGTCATAGTGTGGAGAAATGTGATTCTGATGAGTCTCCTGCACATCGGAGCTCTGTACGGACTGCTCCTGCTTCCTTCTGCACGCGCTCTCACTTGGATCTGGT TTTTTGGGTGTTTGTTGTTCAGTGCTCTGGGCATCACCGCCGGCGCTCACAGACTCTGGAGTCACCGATCATATAAAGCATCATTACCTCTCCAGATCTTTCTCGCCGTCGGAAACTCCATGGCCTTCCAG AATGACATCTACGAATGGTCTCGAGATCACCGCGTTCACCACAAATACTCCGAGACGGACGCAGACCCTCACAACGCCGTGCGAGGCTTCTTCTTCTCTCACGTCGGCTGGCTGCTGGTGCGCAAGCATCCGGACGTCATCGAGAAGGGACGCAAGCTGGAGCTCGGAGACCTGAAGGCCGATAAAGTCGTCATGTTCCAGAGAAG GTTCTACAAGCCGTCTGTGCTGCTGATGTGCTTCTTCGTGCCGACGGTCGTGCCGTGGTACTTTTGGGGCGAGTCTCTGTGGGTGGCGTATTTCGTACCTTCCCTCCTCCGGTACGCTCTTGTGCTCAACGCCACCTGGCTGGTTAACAGCGCCGCGCACATGTGGGGAAACCGGCCCTACGACGCCAAAATCAACCCCCGGGAGAACCGATTCGTCACCTTCAGTGCTATCG GTGAAGGCTTTCATAACTATCACCACACGTTTCCCTTCGACTACGCCACCAGCGAGTTCGGCTGCAAGCTCAACCTGACCACCTGCTTCATAGACCTCATGTGTTTCCTGGGTCTGGCCCGAGAGCCCAAGCGTGTGTCCCGAGAGGCCGTGCTCGCTCGAGCCCAGCGCACCGGAGACGGCAGCCACTGGAGCGGCTAA